In a single window of the Armatimonadota bacterium genome:
- the rpmG gene encoding 50S ribosomal protein L33 has product MVREIITLACSVCKRRNYTTTKNKKNDPDRLELEKYCPWCRKHTTHRETR; this is encoded by the coding sequence ATGGTCCGCGAGATCATCACCCTGGCCTGCTCGGTGTGCAAGCGGCGGAACTACACCACGACGAAGAACAAGAAGAACGACCCCGACCGGCTCGAGCTGGAGAAGTACTGCCCGTGGTGCCGGAAGCACACGACGCACCGCGAGACCCGGTAG
- the tuf gene encoding elongation factor Tu: protein MAKAKFERTKPHVNIGTIGHVDHGKTTLTAAITHTLAGIGVTEAKGYYDIDNAPEEKARGLTINISHVEYETEKRHYAHIDAPGHADYIKNMITGAAQMDGAILVVSAADGPMPQTREHVLLARQVNVPYIVVFLNKVDMVDDPELLDLVEVEVRELLTRYQFPGEKVPVVRGSATKALEVLEQAPGAIKRGQNEWVDRIWALMDAVDSYIPTPQREVDKPFLMAVEDIFTITGRGTVATGRVERGKLRVGEEVEIVGLREQAKKTVVTGIEMFRKTLDEAVAGDNVGVLLRGVEKDEVERGMVLAKPGSIKPHTKFRSEVYVLTKEEGGRHTPFFTGYRPQFYFRTTDVTGDITLPEGVEMVMPGDNITMEVRLITPVALEEGLRFAIREGGHTVGAGVVTKVVE from the coding sequence ATGGCCAAGGCGAAGTTTGAGCGGACGAAGCCGCACGTGAACATTGGGACGATCGGACACGTGGACCACGGGAAGACGACGCTGACGGCGGCGATCACGCACACGCTGGCGGGGATCGGGGTGACGGAGGCCAAGGGGTACTACGACATTGACAATGCGCCGGAGGAGAAGGCGCGGGGGCTGACGATCAACATCAGCCACGTGGAGTACGAGACGGAGAAGCGGCACTACGCGCACATTGACGCCCCGGGGCATGCGGACTACATCAAGAACATGATCACGGGGGCGGCGCAGATGGACGGGGCGATTCTGGTGGTGTCGGCGGCGGACGGGCCGATGCCGCAGACGCGGGAGCACGTGCTGCTGGCGCGGCAGGTGAACGTGCCGTACATCGTGGTGTTTTTGAACAAGGTGGACATGGTGGACGATCCGGAGCTGCTGGACCTGGTGGAGGTCGAAGTGCGGGAGTTGCTGACGCGGTACCAGTTTCCGGGGGAGAAGGTGCCGGTGGTGCGGGGGTCGGCGACGAAGGCGCTGGAGGTGTTGGAGCAGGCGCCGGGGGCGATCAAGCGGGGGCAGAACGAGTGGGTGGACCGGATCTGGGCGTTGATGGACGCGGTGGACAGTTACATTCCGACGCCGCAGCGGGAGGTAGACAAGCCGTTTCTGATGGCGGTGGAGGACATCTTCACGATCACGGGGCGGGGGACGGTGGCGACGGGGCGGGTGGAGCGGGGGAAGCTGCGGGTGGGGGAAGAGGTAGAGATTGTCGGGCTGCGGGAGCAGGCGAAGAAGACGGTGGTGACGGGGATCGAGATGTTCCGGAAGACGTTGGACGAGGCGGTGGCGGGGGACAACGTCGGGGTGCTGCTGCGGGGGGTAGAGAAGGACGAAGTGGAGCGGGGGATGGTGCTGGCGAAGCCGGGGTCGATCAAGCCGCACACGAAGTTTCGCTCGGAGGTGTACGTGCTGACGAAGGAGGAGGGGGGGCGGCACACGCCGTTCTTCACGGGGTACCGGCCGCAGTTTTACTTTCGGACGACGGACGTGACGGGGGACATCACGTTGCCGGAGGGCGTGGAGATGGTGATGCCGGGGGACAACATCACGATGGAGGTTCGGCTGATCACCCCGGTGGCGCTGGAGGAGGGGCTGCGGTTTGCGATTCGGGAAGGCGGGCACACCGTGGGGGCCGGCGTGGTGACCAAGGTGGTGGAGTAG
- a CDS encoding iron chelate uptake ABC transporter family permease subunit, translating to MARVEGARRIQAAGERPGATWPVLAVLGTALVLFAVGSAAVGSVRLPPAAVLGALGVGPAADEVTRTIVLQVRLPRIALAAVVGVALAASGTVLQGVFRNPMADPYIIGVSAGAALGATAAIVFGFTIPLLGVGGVSLAAFAGAVLVTLLVYRLAWFRGEVVVEHLLLAGVAVGAFLAAVISAMQLLGGESLQQVIFWLMGGFGGRSWPHVLLTAPYVAAGYLIAWTRARDLNLLVLGDETARSLGAQPGQARAALIAAASLMAAAAVAASGLIGFVGLVVPHLLRLVVGPDHRRLLPAAALAGGCTMLVADAVARAAAAPGEIPVGIVTAALGAPFFLYLLRTQRRRTFWS from the coding sequence ATGGCCCGGGTGGAGGGCGCGCGCCGGATACAGGCGGCGGGTGAGCGGCCCGGGGCGACGTGGCCGGTTCTGGCCGTCCTGGGCACGGCGCTGGTCCTTTTCGCCGTCGGCAGCGCCGCCGTCGGGTCGGTGCGCCTTCCCCCGGCGGCGGTCCTCGGGGCGCTCGGGGTGGGCCCGGCCGCGGACGAGGTCACACGCACCATCGTCCTGCAGGTGCGGCTGCCCCGGATCGCGCTGGCCGCCGTGGTGGGGGTGGCGCTGGCCGCCTCGGGGACGGTACTGCAGGGAGTGTTCCGCAATCCGATGGCCGACCCGTACATCATCGGCGTCTCCGCGGGGGCGGCCCTCGGGGCCACGGCGGCCATCGTCTTCGGCTTCACCATCCCGCTGCTCGGCGTCGGCGGCGTGAGCCTGGCGGCGTTCGCCGGAGCCGTGCTCGTCACCCTCCTCGTCTACCGGCTGGCCTGGTTCCGGGGCGAGGTGGTGGTCGAGCACCTCCTGCTGGCCGGGGTGGCCGTCGGCGCCTTTCTCGCCGCGGTCATCTCCGCGATGCAGCTGCTCGGCGGCGAGAGCCTGCAGCAGGTGATCTTCTGGCTGATGGGCGGATTCGGCGGACGGTCCTGGCCCCACGTGCTACTGACGGCGCCCTACGTCGCCGCGGGCTATCTGATCGCCTGGACGCGGGCCCGTGACCTGAACCTGCTGGTCCTGGGCGATGAGACGGCCCGCTCGCTGGGGGCGCAGCCCGGACAGGCGCGTGCCGCCCTGATCGCGGCCGCCTCCCTGATGGCCGCGGCGGCGGTGGCCGCGAGCGGCCTGATCGGCTTCGTCGGACTGGTGGTGCCGCACCTTTTGCGGCTGGTGGTGGGACCCGACCACCGGCGTCTGCTGCCGGCCGCGGCGCTGGCCGGGGGGTGCACGATGCTGGTCGCCGACGCGGTCGCCCGGGCTGCCGCCGCCCCGGGAGAGATCCCCGTCGGGATCGTGACGGCGGCGCTCGGCGCGCCGTTCTTCCTCTATCTGCTGCGCACCCAGCGCCGGCGCACCTTCTGGTCCTGA
- the folE gene encoding GTP cyclohydrolase I FolE: MDKSVIERAVRDIIVAIGEDPGREGLRDTPRRIAEMYGELFSGLGQDPGELLEVGFDDENHHEMVVVKDIPFDSLCEHHFLPFHGLAHVGYIPQGRLLGVSKVARLVEILARRPQVQERLTSQIADFLCEGGLKARGAAVVIEATHTCMTMRGVRKPGSLVVTSATRGLFREDARTRAEFFSIVEGKR; encoded by the coding sequence ATGGACAAATCGGTCATTGAACGGGCGGTGCGGGATATCATCGTCGCCATCGGCGAGGATCCCGGCCGCGAGGGGCTGCGGGATACCCCCCGGCGCATCGCCGAGATGTACGGGGAGTTGTTCAGCGGACTGGGGCAGGATCCCGGCGAGTTGCTCGAGGTCGGGTTCGACGACGAAAACCATCACGAGATGGTCGTGGTCAAAGACATTCCCTTTGACTCCCTCTGCGAGCATCACTTCCTGCCCTTCCACGGCCTGGCGCACGTCGGCTACATCCCCCAGGGGCGCCTCCTGGGCGTGAGCAAGGTGGCGCGCCTCGTGGAGATCCTGGCCCGGCGGCCCCAGGTGCAGGAACGGCTCACCTCGCAGATCGCGGACTTCCTGTGCGAGGGAGGGTTGAAGGCCCGCGGGGCCGCGGTCGTCATCGAAGCCACCCATACCTGCATGACGATGCGCGGGGTGAGAAAGCCGGGTAGCCTCGTCGTCACCTCCGCGACGCGCGGCCTCTTCCGCGAGGATGCACGCACGCGGGCCGAGTTCTTCTCGATCGTGGAGGGAAAGCGCTAG
- the folP gene encoding dihydropteroate synthase — translation MTGVIHRAVRAWALAPLARPGEPRETTFQKIRLIGPEDALRAAAASFRAESGWSSPVGPAGVADDGQWALVLAGTLSQLDRLAARAGGAVGAALREVLARIGTPPPRMTLGSFTFDFAARLYIAGILNNTPDSFFDRGRDFGMDAALRRAEEIVRQGADLIEVGGESAQQGVPLPAAEEIGRVAPLVRELTRRFPLPVAVDTYKAEVARAAIDAGAVLINDISGANDPRMAEVVRAGGAGLVIMHLHGRPKQHYEDVPVPSMMDWVAAFLARRIDDLVARGVPRDRLLVDPGLNFGKHPARDLELMRRLPELRSLGCPIFVATSRKDYIRDLLRLHPDELLEGTAAAVAFAAAQGANMLRVHDVQVMVRVARMMEFFLGHRRVPTPEEAGQHGQIGH, via the coding sequence GTGACCGGCGTGATCCACCGTGCCGTCCGGGCCTGGGCGCTCGCCCCGCTGGCGAGGCCGGGTGAGCCCCGCGAGACGACCTTTCAGAAGATCCGCCTGATCGGTCCGGAGGATGCGCTCCGCGCCGCCGCGGCATCCTTCCGCGCCGAGTCCGGATGGTCGTCGCCGGTGGGGCCGGCCGGGGTCGCCGACGACGGCCAGTGGGCGCTCGTCCTGGCCGGGACGCTCAGTCAACTCGATCGCCTGGCCGCTCGCGCCGGGGGGGCGGTGGGGGCCGCCCTGCGCGAGGTCCTGGCCAGGATCGGGACTCCGCCGCCCAGGATGACGCTCGGCTCCTTCACCTTCGACTTCGCCGCGCGCCTCTATATCGCCGGCATCCTGAACAACACCCCGGACTCCTTCTTTGACCGCGGCCGGGATTTCGGGATGGATGCGGCGCTGCGGCGGGCGGAGGAGATCGTGCGCCAGGGCGCCGATCTCATCGAGGTCGGCGGAGAGTCGGCGCAGCAGGGCGTCCCGTTGCCGGCGGCCGAGGAGATCGGCCGCGTCGCCCCCCTGGTGCGGGAACTGACCCGACGCTTCCCGCTGCCGGTGGCCGTGGACACCTACAAGGCCGAGGTGGCCCGGGCCGCGATCGACGCCGGGGCGGTCCTGATCAACGACATCAGCGGGGCGAACGACCCGCGGATGGCGGAGGTCGTCAGGGCGGGCGGGGCGGGGCTGGTGATCATGCACCTCCACGGCCGCCCCAAGCAGCACTACGAAGATGTGCCCGTGCCGTCGATGATGGACTGGGTGGCGGCGTTCCTGGCGCGGCGGATCGACGACCTCGTCGCCCGCGGGGTGCCCCGGGACCGCCTGCTGGTCGATCCCGGGCTGAACTTCGGCAAGCATCCGGCCCGCGATCTGGAGCTGATGCGGCGGCTGCCCGAACTGCGCAGCCTGGGCTGTCCCATCTTCGTCGCCACCTCGCGCAAGGACTACATCCGCGACCTGCTGCGACTGCATCCCGACGAGCTGCTGGAGGGCACCGCGGCGGCCGTGGCGTTCGCCGCGGCCCAGGGCGCCAACATGCTCCGGGTGCACGATGTGCAGGTCATGGTGCGCGTGGCCCGGATGATGGAGTTCTTCCTCGGTCACCGCAGGGTCCCGACTCCCGAGGAGGCTGGTCAGCATGGACAAATCGGTCATTGA